The proteins below are encoded in one region of Oncorhynchus nerka isolate Pitt River linkage group LG15, Oner_Uvic_2.0, whole genome shotgun sequence:
- the gcdha gene encoding glutaryl-CoA dehydrogenase a isoform X3, protein MALRGAVTRLLSNARKRAAVSASRAQGTAAASPAQNEAEVVTKKPVKAPKVQFNWRDALELDGLLTEEEVMIRDSFRTYCQEKLMPRIIMANRHEHFHREIVSEMGELGVLGPTIQGYGCAGTSYVAYGLIAREVERVDSGYRSVMSVQSSLVMHPINAYGTEEQKEKWLPRLARGEILGCFGLTEPNHGSDPAGMETKAKYNPSSSTFTISGAKTWITNSPVADIAVVWAKCEDGRIRGFILERGMKGLATPKIEGKFSLRASATGMILMDEVEVPQENMLPNVSGLAGPFGCLNNARYGIAWGALGAAEFCFHAARQYTLDRIQFGVPLARNQLMQKKMADMLTEITIGLQSCLALGRLIDDKKAAPEMISMLKRNSCGKSLDIARQARDMLGGNGIADEYHIIRHVMNLEAVNTYEGTHDIHALILGRAITGLQSFTVEQ, encoded by the exons ATGGCTCTCAGAGGTGCTGTGACTCGTTTGCTCTCCAACGCTAGGAAACGTGCTGCAGTCTCAGCCTCCCGGGCACAGGGCACAGCAGCAGCTTCACCAGCCCAAAACG AAGCCGAAGTGGTCACCAAGAAGCCAGTAAAAGCAC CCAAGGTGCAGTTTAACTGGCGTGACGCCCTGGAGCTGGACGGCCTGctgacagaggaggaggtgatgaTCAGAGACTCTTTCAGGACCTACTGCCAGGAGAAACTAATGCCACGCATCATCATGGCCAACAGACACGAAC ATTTCCACCGTGAGATTGTCTCAGAGATGGGAGAGCTGGGTGTCTTGGGGCCAACCATCCAAG GTTATGGTTGTGCTGGAACCAGCTACGTGGCCTACGGGCTCATTgccagggaggtggagagggtggaCAGTGGCTACCGCTCAGTCATGAGTGTCCAGTCCTCACTGGTCATGCACCCCATCAACGCCTACGGCACAGAGGAACAGAAGGAGAAGTGGCTACCCAGGCTAG CTCGTGGGGAGATCTTGGGCTGTTTCGGCCTGACTGAGCCCAACCACGGCAGTGACCCCGCGGGCATGGAGACCAAGGCCAAATACAACCCGTCCAGTAGCACCTTCACCATCAGCGGAGCCAAGACATG GATCACCAACTCACCCGTGGCAGACATCGCGGTGGTCTGGGCCAAGTGTGAGGATGGCAGGATCAGAGGCTTCATCCTGGAGCGTGGCATGAAGGGCCTGGCAACGCCTAAGATCGAGGGCAAGTTCTCTCTGCGGGCGTCGGCCACAGGCATGATCCTGATGGACGAGGTGGAGGTGCCCCAAGAGAATATGTTGCCCAACGTCTCTGGACTGGCT GGTCCCTTCGGCTGCCTGAATAATGCCCGCTACGGTATCGCCTGGGGAGCTCTAGGTGCTGCCGAGTTCTGCTTCCACGCTGCCCGCCAGTACACACTGGACAG GATCCAGTTTGGCGTGCCCCTGGCCAGGAACCAGCTGATGCAGAAGAAGATGGCTGACATGCTGACAGAGATCACCATCGGCCTGCAGTCCTGTCTGGCCCTAGGCAGACTCATCGATGACAAGAA AGCGGCCCCTGAGATGATCTCCATGCTGAAGAGGAACAGCTGTGGGAAGTCCCTGGACATCGCCAGGCAGGCCCGAGACATGTTGGGAGGCAACGGCATCGCAGACGAGTACCACATTATCAGACACGTCATGAACCTGGAGGCCGTCAACACATACGAAG GTACCCATGACATCCATGCCTTGATCCTGGGCCGAGCCATCACTGGACTGCAGTCATTCACTGTTGAGCAGTAA
- the gcdha gene encoding glutaryl-CoA dehydrogenase a isoform X1 — protein MALRGAVTRLLSNARKRAAVSASRAQGTAAASPAQNEAEVVTKKPVKAPKVQFNWRDALELDGLLTEEEVMIRDSFRTYCQEKLMPRIIMANRHEHFHREIVSEMGELGVLGPTIQGYGCAGTSYVAYGLIAREVERVDSGYRSVMSVQSSLVMHPINAYGTEEQKEKWLPRLARGEILGCFGLTEPNHGSDPAGMETKAKYNPSSSTFTISGAKTWITNSPVADIAVVWAKCEDGRIRGFILERGMKGLATPKIEGKFSLRASATGMILMDEVEVPQENMLPNVSGLAGPFGCLNNARYGIAWGALGAAEFCFHAARQYTLDRIQFGVPLARNQLMQKKMADMLTEITIGLQSCLALGRLIDDKKAAPEMISMLKRNSCGKSLDIARQARDMLGGNGIADEYHIIRHVMNLEAVNTYEAPAITTSLSSSIKMSPTSCALSTHDIHALILGRAITGLQSFTVEQ, from the exons ATGGCTCTCAGAGGTGCTGTGACTCGTTTGCTCTCCAACGCTAGGAAACGTGCTGCAGTCTCAGCCTCCCGGGCACAGGGCACAGCAGCAGCTTCACCAGCCCAAAACG AAGCCGAAGTGGTCACCAAGAAGCCAGTAAAAGCAC CCAAGGTGCAGTTTAACTGGCGTGACGCCCTGGAGCTGGACGGCCTGctgacagaggaggaggtgatgaTCAGAGACTCTTTCAGGACCTACTGCCAGGAGAAACTAATGCCACGCATCATCATGGCCAACAGACACGAAC ATTTCCACCGTGAGATTGTCTCAGAGATGGGAGAGCTGGGTGTCTTGGGGCCAACCATCCAAG GTTATGGTTGTGCTGGAACCAGCTACGTGGCCTACGGGCTCATTgccagggaggtggagagggtggaCAGTGGCTACCGCTCAGTCATGAGTGTCCAGTCCTCACTGGTCATGCACCCCATCAACGCCTACGGCACAGAGGAACAGAAGGAGAAGTGGCTACCCAGGCTAG CTCGTGGGGAGATCTTGGGCTGTTTCGGCCTGACTGAGCCCAACCACGGCAGTGACCCCGCGGGCATGGAGACCAAGGCCAAATACAACCCGTCCAGTAGCACCTTCACCATCAGCGGAGCCAAGACATG GATCACCAACTCACCCGTGGCAGACATCGCGGTGGTCTGGGCCAAGTGTGAGGATGGCAGGATCAGAGGCTTCATCCTGGAGCGTGGCATGAAGGGCCTGGCAACGCCTAAGATCGAGGGCAAGTTCTCTCTGCGGGCGTCGGCCACAGGCATGATCCTGATGGACGAGGTGGAGGTGCCCCAAGAGAATATGTTGCCCAACGTCTCTGGACTGGCT GGTCCCTTCGGCTGCCTGAATAATGCCCGCTACGGTATCGCCTGGGGAGCTCTAGGTGCTGCCGAGTTCTGCTTCCACGCTGCCCGCCAGTACACACTGGACAG GATCCAGTTTGGCGTGCCCCTGGCCAGGAACCAGCTGATGCAGAAGAAGATGGCTGACATGCTGACAGAGATCACCATCGGCCTGCAGTCCTGTCTGGCCCTAGGCAGACTCATCGATGACAAGAA AGCGGCCCCTGAGATGATCTCCATGCTGAAGAGGAACAGCTGTGGGAAGTCCCTGGACATCGCCAGGCAGGCCCGAGACATGTTGGGAGGCAACGGCATCGCAGACGAGTACCACATTATCAGACACGTCATGAACCTGGAGGCCGTCAACACATACGAAG ctccagccattaccacgagcctgtcctcttCAATTAAGatgtcaccaacctcctgtgctctcA GTACCCATGACATCCATGCCTTGATCCTGGGCCGAGCCATCACTGGACTGCAGTCATTCACTGTTGAGCAGTAA
- the gcdha gene encoding glutaryl-CoA dehydrogenase a isoform X2 gives MALRGAVTRLLSNARKRAAVSASRAQGTAAASPAQNEAEVVTKKPVKAPKVQFNWRDALELDGLLTEEEVMIRDSFRTYCQEKLMPRIIMANRHEHFHREIVSEMGELGVLGPTIQGYGCAGTSYVAYGLIAREVERVDSGYRSVMSVQSSLVMHPINAYGTEEQKEKWLPRLARGEILGCFGLTEPNHGSDPAGMETKAKYNPSSSTFTISGAKTWITNSPVADIAVVWAKCEDGRIRGFILERGMKGLATPKIEGKFSLRASATGMILMDEVEVPQENMLPNVSGLAGPFGCLNNARYGIAWGALGAAEFCFHAARQYTLDRIQFGVPLARNQLMQKKMADMLTEITIGLQSCLALGRLIDDKKAAPEMISMLKRNSCGKSLDIARQARDMLGGNGIADEYHIIRHVMNLEAVNTYEAPAITTSLSSSIKMSPTSCALSMYP, from the exons ATGGCTCTCAGAGGTGCTGTGACTCGTTTGCTCTCCAACGCTAGGAAACGTGCTGCAGTCTCAGCCTCCCGGGCACAGGGCACAGCAGCAGCTTCACCAGCCCAAAACG AAGCCGAAGTGGTCACCAAGAAGCCAGTAAAAGCAC CCAAGGTGCAGTTTAACTGGCGTGACGCCCTGGAGCTGGACGGCCTGctgacagaggaggaggtgatgaTCAGAGACTCTTTCAGGACCTACTGCCAGGAGAAACTAATGCCACGCATCATCATGGCCAACAGACACGAAC ATTTCCACCGTGAGATTGTCTCAGAGATGGGAGAGCTGGGTGTCTTGGGGCCAACCATCCAAG GTTATGGTTGTGCTGGAACCAGCTACGTGGCCTACGGGCTCATTgccagggaggtggagagggtggaCAGTGGCTACCGCTCAGTCATGAGTGTCCAGTCCTCACTGGTCATGCACCCCATCAACGCCTACGGCACAGAGGAACAGAAGGAGAAGTGGCTACCCAGGCTAG CTCGTGGGGAGATCTTGGGCTGTTTCGGCCTGACTGAGCCCAACCACGGCAGTGACCCCGCGGGCATGGAGACCAAGGCCAAATACAACCCGTCCAGTAGCACCTTCACCATCAGCGGAGCCAAGACATG GATCACCAACTCACCCGTGGCAGACATCGCGGTGGTCTGGGCCAAGTGTGAGGATGGCAGGATCAGAGGCTTCATCCTGGAGCGTGGCATGAAGGGCCTGGCAACGCCTAAGATCGAGGGCAAGTTCTCTCTGCGGGCGTCGGCCACAGGCATGATCCTGATGGACGAGGTGGAGGTGCCCCAAGAGAATATGTTGCCCAACGTCTCTGGACTGGCT GGTCCCTTCGGCTGCCTGAATAATGCCCGCTACGGTATCGCCTGGGGAGCTCTAGGTGCTGCCGAGTTCTGCTTCCACGCTGCCCGCCAGTACACACTGGACAG GATCCAGTTTGGCGTGCCCCTGGCCAGGAACCAGCTGATGCAGAAGAAGATGGCTGACATGCTGACAGAGATCACCATCGGCCTGCAGTCCTGTCTGGCCCTAGGCAGACTCATCGATGACAAGAA AGCGGCCCCTGAGATGATCTCCATGCTGAAGAGGAACAGCTGTGGGAAGTCCCTGGACATCGCCAGGCAGGCCCGAGACATGTTGGGAGGCAACGGCATCGCAGACGAGTACCACATTATCAGACACGTCATGAACCTGGAGGCCGTCAACACATACGAAG ctccagccattaccacgagcctgtcctcttCAATTAAGatgtcaccaacctcctgtgctctcAGTAT GTACCCATGA
- the gcdha gene encoding glutaryl-CoA dehydrogenase a isoform X4 — translation MVMANRHEHFHREIVSEMGELGVLGPTIQGYGCAGTSYVAYGLIAREVERVDSGYRSVMSVQSSLVMHPINAYGTEEQKEKWLPRLARGEILGCFGLTEPNHGSDPAGMETKAKYNPSSSTFTISGAKTWITNSPVADIAVVWAKCEDGRIRGFILERGMKGLATPKIEGKFSLRASATGMILMDEVEVPQENMLPNVSGLAGPFGCLNNARYGIAWGALGAAEFCFHAARQYTLDRIQFGVPLARNQLMQKKMADMLTEITIGLQSCLALGRLIDDKKAAPEMISMLKRNSCGKSLDIARQARDMLGGNGIADEYHIIRHVMNLEAVNTYEAPAITTSLSSSIKMSPTSCALSTHDIHALILGRAITGLQSFTVEQ, via the exons ATGGTCATGGCCAACAGACACGAAC ATTTCCACCGTGAGATTGTCTCAGAGATGGGAGAGCTGGGTGTCTTGGGGCCAACCATCCAAG GTTATGGTTGTGCTGGAACCAGCTACGTGGCCTACGGGCTCATTgccagggaggtggagagggtggaCAGTGGCTACCGCTCAGTCATGAGTGTCCAGTCCTCACTGGTCATGCACCCCATCAACGCCTACGGCACAGAGGAACAGAAGGAGAAGTGGCTACCCAGGCTAG CTCGTGGGGAGATCTTGGGCTGTTTCGGCCTGACTGAGCCCAACCACGGCAGTGACCCCGCGGGCATGGAGACCAAGGCCAAATACAACCCGTCCAGTAGCACCTTCACCATCAGCGGAGCCAAGACATG GATCACCAACTCACCCGTGGCAGACATCGCGGTGGTCTGGGCCAAGTGTGAGGATGGCAGGATCAGAGGCTTCATCCTGGAGCGTGGCATGAAGGGCCTGGCAACGCCTAAGATCGAGGGCAAGTTCTCTCTGCGGGCGTCGGCCACAGGCATGATCCTGATGGACGAGGTGGAGGTGCCCCAAGAGAATATGTTGCCCAACGTCTCTGGACTGGCT GGTCCCTTCGGCTGCCTGAATAATGCCCGCTACGGTATCGCCTGGGGAGCTCTAGGTGCTGCCGAGTTCTGCTTCCACGCTGCCCGCCAGTACACACTGGACAG GATCCAGTTTGGCGTGCCCCTGGCCAGGAACCAGCTGATGCAGAAGAAGATGGCTGACATGCTGACAGAGATCACCATCGGCCTGCAGTCCTGTCTGGCCCTAGGCAGACTCATCGATGACAAGAA AGCGGCCCCTGAGATGATCTCCATGCTGAAGAGGAACAGCTGTGGGAAGTCCCTGGACATCGCCAGGCAGGCCCGAGACATGTTGGGAGGCAACGGCATCGCAGACGAGTACCACATTATCAGACACGTCATGAACCTGGAGGCCGTCAACACATACGAAG ctccagccattaccacgagcctgtcctcttCAATTAAGatgtcaccaacctcctgtgctctcA GTACCCATGACATCCATGCCTTGATCCTGGGCCGAGCCATCACTGGACTGCAGTCATTCACTGTTGAGCAGTAA